Genomic window (Candidatus Aminicenantes bacterium):
TCGTTTTCCCCACCCCGCCTTTTCCCGAAGATACGGATAATATTCTCATGATGATCCCCTTGTTGATTTCGCCAGACGTATTCTCTGGACAAAACCATAAGAAAATTGGCATTATACCAGATTCAGCCGCCTACTTTCAAATTGAAAAGAAAATCAATAACGTACCGAAGGCTTCAATACTGACAAAAGGATTTCTTGTAAAGGGTCTCTACGGCATGGGTGACCTTCAACTTGACTCCCGGCGCAGTCCGTCCTTTTTTTCTATTCATGGTTCATCATCTCCCAATTTCTCAATATCGCGGCCAGGAGTGGCACTCCGGCTAGAAGGAATAACGCGCCCAGGGCGACGAAGGCTGCGGAGAGGGAAACAAAATCGATCAAGCGGCCGAAGAGCGGTGAAATGACAATGAACACCATGCTGCCAGCCATGGAAGCCAGAGAGAGGACCGTGGCCCGGACATCGGAACCCACGGCCAGGTTGAGCCGCTCAAGCAAAACCGGGTAAGTCAAGTTCCAAAGCAGGGCGTTCGCCGGGATCAGGATGAGCAGCCATACGCTCGGGAACAGGCCGAGCATGACGAAGAACAGCGGGCTAAGCAGTACCAGGAACAAGGCTGCTTTGTCTCCAAAGCGTTCGCTGAAGACATGCGCCCATCCCCCCCCCAGGGCACCGGCCAGTTGGAAAACGGCGAACAGGACGCCGAACCAGCCCACGCCGATGCCCAGGCCTTGGTAGAGGAGGAAGTAGGCCCAAACTCCGGTCAGGTTGCAGGCCATGATCAGGCCGGCGAACAGCACAACCGGGCGGATGTGGGGCTTCTTCAGGCAGAAGCGGCATATGCGCAGGATATCCCGCAGCGGCTCATGCGAGCGCCGCTTCACCCGCTCGGGCTCGACCAGGGACAAGGCGACGAAGGGCATGAACAAGGCGGAAAAGACATTGACCAGGAAAGAAAGGCGCAGGAAGACCGCGGCCAGCAGCCCG
Coding sequences:
- a CDS encoding MFS transporter, giving the protein MKFLGDFLPIAPVLILYYTANGLNSTQIFTIQAAFHLAVLLLEVPSGYLADVVGRKKTLVFGAIFFPLGLAVYTAGSSFLAFVFAEVILAVSISMRSGCDSAMLFDSLRQLKREGEYKRYEGRSALFARTGTAVSSVAGGLLAAVFLRLSFLVNVFSALFMPFVALSLVEPERVKRRSHEPLRDILRICRFCLKKPHIRPVVLFAGLIMACNLTGVWAYFLLYQGLGIGVGWFGVLFAVFQLAGALGGGWAHVFSERFGDKAALFLVLLSPLFFVMLGLFPSVWLLILIPANALLWNLTYPVLLERLNLAVGSDVRATVLSLASMAGSMVFIVISPLFGRLIDFVSLSAAFVALGALFLLAGVPLLAAILRNWEMMNHE